A region from the Citrobacter telavivensis genome encodes:
- a CDS encoding autotransporter outer membrane beta-barrel domain-containing protein yields MNKVYNIIWNAALGLWVVASELSKGKKKSRSRKTGLQIVAGLFAGVSLTAVAAPIVTDGTRDIAVDYQDGISAGVHQDVFNYGFLYENHTGGSELNVTGAIPNIAYGQTGIVESSTIRDLLESGKITLTATSLTNEQKSITTIEELAEYLSHTQSSTPQQSVEFQVIDPADPEKTSTLKVFDTASLASFISVSQIGDAVLNTFDANVSQIYKQFGFALAKNGATANLNIGDNTLKVRENDIRLLAKDSSLLKAQEPNSKVNWQSDNYIQFGAAPVVPTKTYAGSKQTTVFGEDITLMTYGYDEEGKVVETGNRTFSIKNTADLANFNNWLIGAGSESAKTPDGQNISQIQLWLDSGAISKVSDAQTYYASLINQLLTSSTNADLLTWDYDVWTDGLAHTNNTTAGTGELHAIYANGQNTTGTLAPGAILAVDGSINGAMKADDGGSIFNEGALNVLRTSTGQGLAIGMLASDASATNRGTINSGLFIDKDGNQNVNSYGAYGMQGLGNSTVVNEGTINQAITTNNYGTAAAADPWSTDKPNSSLTLAIGMQLSGETHGTNKGEINVVEGRSNGDAFGKGTAYGVEVSGNATFANAPGATIYLGRKASDLSQDVNMAGGASPSAGILTRSSGDVTNDGTITLGKGVRNAAGILVGNATGNVINTGKITLNGDSSSGTSPNFGISVRDSGSENGQQIRNDGEINVNGHNNIGIHLTASSKNAHVTSSDTGTITVAGDGGTSNRNYAIWAEGSTTSQAVVDVLSTITLEAIGNIGVHVRDNAVANINSTSSPLFKNSDQIGYYLYGNGATANIGKADMNDNGQARTTLFRIANGANFAGDTINPENNQSSTLKMTLTGEKSIGVYATGTGSTVDTGEATFTVSGNGAAALLLEGGAAGTISDKTLIELTGSNTTAGIVDGQAHQLNGSKQNAPVETVLNTSATIRSAVDGLNVIAYVAKNLGNIVLQQDAVIDLASKNSIGVDVQEGGRLSNNASQVLHVSNGIGVRASGKDAQIKKLGAIEVDDGTAGVLLTNGATLNMTAGSGGLADTITTNGTADGIRLEAGAGSLTAKGVTISALGSGAGIQNHAESSDITLNDVTINANNGPGIRTSVALNVKDGANNMLNVTGSGSGFAFMKENGDNATGDLTIGTGYTVLVHNDNDDATGNGIDARTNGSLTTRANITVQDATGGSAILAKDVSTLTNSGNITSNSLNGPVVDASGNNGKTITNTGTILAATDQAVAIQSGNGNDTINISGGNTRGVINTGAGSDRFIWNSGTFAGEVNFAGTTNNKANIGNVSLTNTRHITTLAGTGNALTFTNTTGNVGSLLADDLSLGTNIGSGWNTLTLTGAQADMRIVESLTLTDGTLAVNNGATLRTGDHRDVSNTSATIGNYNITTSGNASNIIFDTQGTGADSQIYQGTISGSGNFVRATGGTTVFTTDNSYSGSTTINQGGVLHLGQGGTTGGINPVSQIVDDGILTVNRSNNVLLNGVISGIGALEQIGKGITRLTGANRYKGETTVDNGTLLINGNQSAATGMTTVNGIATLGGTGTLGGDVVMNDATTLSAGDGGAGTLKINGSLQLGNKTTSAFELGQAFVPGGAQNDLVDVAGNLLLDGTLNVSQSAGGTFGPGVYRLYNYGGTLDNQTLELGDVPAGQDKSNIFVQTVLDKQVNLVNANGVTLQFWDGAQTGENHGKTGIEGNGKIDGGDGKWMAIGSQGDNNWTQQDGIGNAPWAQKAFAVFTGNAGTVEVDRSAGNVQFSGAQFDADGYIIKGDALNAWATTAGSDELMLRVGSGGAGANFTATIESTIREGDSADSLVLVKTDQGRLILSGDNTYRGGTRIDGGTLQISADNNLGQTGTGVTINNGSTLQLGADFTTQRTLTLGTSGAAAVFDLNSHHFSPVGEIVGAGNLKVTSSTRDAASTLSLDRANSYQGTTLIEGTGETHNVTVNASQTGVFGSNASSTVSVTKGATLNVSGAATSLQSLTLDITNSLLTLKDTVTAAGATLNLNGKAKALIADNATAGQSTINVSEESTLALEENASGGNATVTNHGLMSFAGRALAQMTTVKNQSGGNVDVSHVDSATAIGSLSGAGNVELGDKTLSLGNLALDDTISGIISGDHGNLVKIGDGTLTVTGDNTYTGTTSVDEGVLLVNGNQAAATGDVTVKTGATLGGNGIIGGAVNVADNGHITAGSTINSVGKLTTGSLTLNDLSQLDYQFGQAYTPGGAFNDLINVNGDLVLDGKLNIATSPGGSFDVGVYRVINYSGALTNNVMDIANAPAAADSLYVQTSVKNQVNLVNHGGLTLRFWDGTGGENGELKNNGVINGGDGIWQSSHGNDNWTTDESTPEGALNAPFTDAAFAVFQGEAGNVTVDNSLSDVIISGAQFATDGYRVAGDAITTDTANTLIRVGDGTVDGAGYTATIDSQIRGTGGINKSDLGTLILTGDNLYGGGTTITAGTLQVSGDKNLGAANTGIAFNGGTLKYGDAFNTARQVTLESGGGTFDTNGFNVALLTDVEGSGQLTKTGQGTLMLTLDTSYTGGTHVVQGTLQLGNGGEIGSVQGDIIADGILNVKRCNSYTLSGNISGEGQFHQTGSGTTTLEGTNSYKGATLVASGVLQAGGANTLSAASHHYVASDTALKTQGYDQTVAGLTNSGNVSLTGVAVGSALTVKGDYSGKNGTLELAAAQSNSGQGIADRLVIDGGKVSGSTLLKVDGSGLGAPTVGDGIEVVTAKNGATTTAQSTRDGFHLASHRMSAGAFEYQLYAGNTKGQGENWYLRSAYRPETMLYSGLASVVRQGDLSLLGNMHQRMGDDVRPGLDDDNRAWARMIGYSGKTKLDDVTGTQTTSHTMGIQAGVDLYADASWKAGVYTSILDIDSSVKGSKAGSAGKGGNIDDNAFYLGGYATWFSTNGMYIDNVLQYGNHDARLSASGNNGSHTVKGHTLTASTEIGKAFRLGASAWSLEPQAQLIYQYSDFDDSTLGGATKTKVRLDTADAFTARVGLRLKADYDTRHGKIQPYGRVNLWQGLGSKDKTHFSNAVATTTLESSQQYSSTEVAAGLSWNIDRDLQVYGELGTQFNNGGHKSQVEAPVNASIGFKKSF; encoded by the coding sequence ATGAATAAGGTTTACAATATTATATGGAATGCGGCACTCGGGCTTTGGGTTGTCGCCTCCGAATTATCAAAGGGGAAGAAAAAAAGTCGCTCACGTAAAACCGGACTGCAGATCGTTGCCGGTTTATTCGCTGGCGTTTCGCTCACAGCCGTCGCTGCGCCGATCGTGACCGATGGTACTCGCGATATCGCCGTGGATTACCAGGATGGCATCTCCGCCGGCGTCCATCAGGACGTCTTCAACTACGGTTTTTTATATGAAAACCACACCGGCGGCAGCGAACTGAATGTTACCGGCGCGATCCCCAACATCGCCTACGGACAGACCGGCATTGTGGAGTCGTCCACCATCCGGGATCTGCTGGAAAGCGGCAAAATTACGCTCACCGCCACCAGCCTCACCAACGAGCAAAAATCTATCACCACCATTGAGGAACTGGCGGAATACCTCAGTCATACACAGTCGTCTACCCCACAGCAAAGCGTGGAATTTCAGGTGATTGACCCGGCCGATCCAGAAAAAACCTCAACCCTGAAGGTGTTTGATACCGCAAGCCTGGCAAGTTTCATTAGCGTCTCGCAGATTGGTGATGCGGTGCTCAACACGTTTGATGCCAATGTGTCGCAAATCTATAAGCAGTTTGGCTTTGCCCTTGCCAAAAATGGCGCAACCGCCAATCTCAACATTGGTGATAACACACTGAAAGTAAGAGAAAATGATATCCGTCTGCTGGCAAAAGACTCTTCTCTGCTCAAAGCACAGGAACCAAACAGCAAGGTCAACTGGCAATCCGATAACTACATCCAGTTTGGTGCGGCACCGGTCGTACCGACCAAAACCTACGCCGGCTCAAAACAAACCACCGTGTTTGGCGAAGACATTACCTTAATGACCTACGGCTACGATGAAGAAGGCAAGGTTGTTGAAACAGGTAACCGCACCTTTTCCATTAAAAACACGGCGGATCTGGCGAATTTCAACAACTGGCTGATTGGCGCTGGCAGTGAGAGCGCCAAAACACCCGACGGGCAAAATATCAGCCAGATCCAGCTGTGGCTGGATTCTGGTGCAATCAGTAAAGTTTCTGACGCACAGACTTACTACGCCAGTCTCATCAATCAACTGCTGACCTCCAGCACCAATGCCGACCTGTTAACCTGGGATTACGATGTCTGGACTGACGGGCTGGCACACACCAACAACACCACGGCAGGCACAGGGGAACTGCATGCTATCTACGCCAATGGACAAAACACCACCGGCACATTGGCCCCGGGAGCAATTCTGGCTGTCGATGGCAGTATCAATGGGGCAATGAAGGCCGATGACGGTGGTTCTATCTTCAATGAGGGTGCACTGAACGTTCTGCGGACCTCTACCGGGCAGGGGCTGGCGATTGGCATGCTGGCCAGTGACGCCAGTGCCACGAACCGTGGCACGATCAATTCCGGATTGTTTATCGATAAAGATGGTAATCAGAACGTAAACAGTTACGGCGCCTACGGCATGCAGGGGCTGGGAAACAGCACCGTGGTAAACGAAGGGACGATTAACCAGGCGATTACGACCAACAACTACGGGACTGCGGCGGCAGCCGATCCGTGGTCTACGGATAAACCCAACAGTTCTCTGACGCTCGCTATCGGTATGCAGTTATCCGGTGAAACCCATGGGACCAACAAGGGTGAGATTAACGTCGTGGAGGGACGGAGTAACGGCGACGCTTTCGGTAAGGGGACGGCTTACGGCGTTGAAGTGTCTGGTAATGCCACCTTCGCAAACGCTCCTGGTGCCACCATTTATCTTGGGCGTAAGGCCAGTGACCTCTCGCAGGATGTCAATATGGCAGGCGGCGCAAGTCCCAGCGCCGGGATCCTGACCAGAAGCTCAGGCGATGTCACCAATGACGGAACGATCACCCTTGGAAAAGGGGTACGTAACGCCGCCGGGATCCTGGTCGGCAACGCCACCGGGAACGTGATCAACACGGGTAAAATCACCCTCAATGGTGACTCGTCGTCCGGCACCAGCCCGAACTTCGGTATTTCGGTACGCGACAGCGGCAGCGAAAACGGCCAGCAGATCCGCAACGACGGCGAGATTAACGTCAATGGCCACAACAACATCGGTATCCATCTGACCGCCAGCTCGAAGAACGCGCATGTCACGTCCAGCGATACGGGAACAATCACGGTTGCAGGCGACGGCGGCACGTCGAACCGTAACTATGCGATCTGGGCTGAGGGGAGTACGACTTCTCAGGCTGTCGTCGATGTGCTTTCCACGATCACGCTGGAAGCCATCGGCAATATTGGCGTTCACGTCCGCGATAATGCGGTGGCAAACATTAACAGCACCAGCAGTCCGTTGTTCAAAAATAGCGATCAAATTGGCTACTACCTGTACGGCAACGGTGCGACCGCCAATATCGGCAAAGCCGATATGAATGACAACGGCCAGGCGCGCACGACGCTGTTCCGCATTGCTAACGGTGCAAACTTTGCCGGCGATACGATCAATCCGGAGAATAATCAGTCGTCTACACTCAAGATGACCTTAACCGGTGAAAAATCCATTGGCGTCTATGCAACCGGTACAGGCAGCACCGTAGATACGGGTGAAGCGACGTTCACCGTTAGCGGTAACGGGGCTGCTGCCCTGCTGCTGGAAGGGGGCGCAGCAGGTACCATCAGCGATAAGACCCTTATCGAACTGACCGGCTCAAACACCACCGCCGGGATTGTCGATGGGCAGGCGCATCAGTTGAACGGTAGCAAACAGAACGCCCCCGTCGAGACCGTTCTCAACACCAGTGCCACCATTCGATCCGCCGTGGATGGGCTGAACGTCATCGCCTATGTGGCGAAAAATCTGGGCAATATCGTTCTGCAACAGGACGCGGTTATCGATCTCGCCAGTAAAAACAGTATCGGCGTCGACGTGCAGGAAGGGGGACGGTTGAGCAACAACGCCTCCCAGGTATTGCACGTCAGCAACGGGATTGGCGTTCGCGCCTCCGGTAAAGACGCACAAATCAAAAAGCTGGGTGCAATAGAGGTCGATGACGGCACTGCTGGCGTGCTGCTGACCAATGGCGCAACGCTGAATATGACTGCGGGAAGCGGTGGCTTAGCCGATACCATTACGACCAACGGCACGGCGGACGGTATTCGTCTTGAAGCGGGGGCCGGATCGCTGACGGCCAAAGGCGTCACCATCAGCGCATTGGGCAGCGGCGCAGGGATTCAGAACCATGCCGAAAGCTCGGATATCACGCTAAACGACGTCACGATTAACGCCAACAACGGCCCAGGGATCCGCACCAGCGTGGCGCTGAACGTGAAAGATGGCGCCAACAATATGCTCAACGTCACCGGCTCTGGTTCAGGCTTTGCCTTCATGAAGGAGAACGGCGACAACGCTACCGGCGATTTGACTATCGGCACCGGTTACACGGTACTGGTGCACAACGACAACGACGATGCCACAGGGAACGGGATCGATGCTCGTACCAACGGCAGTCTGACCACCCGCGCCAATATCACCGTTCAGGACGCGACGGGCGGTTCGGCGATTCTGGCAAAAGACGTTTCCACCCTTACCAACAGCGGCAACATCACCTCCAACAGCCTGAACGGTCCGGTGGTGGATGCCAGCGGTAACAACGGCAAAACTATCACCAATACCGGGACGATCCTCGCCGCTACAGACCAGGCCGTCGCGATTCAGTCCGGCAACGGCAACGACACCATCAACATCAGCGGCGGCAATACGCGCGGCGTCATCAATACCGGTGCCGGTAGCGACCGCTTTATCTGGAACAGCGGAACGTTTGCCGGAGAGGTGAACTTCGCGGGGACAACCAACAACAAGGCCAACATCGGTAATGTATCGCTGACGAACACGCGTCACATCACCACGCTCGCCGGGACGGGCAACGCCCTCACCTTCACGAATACCACGGGTAATGTCGGTTCGCTGCTGGCGGATGACCTCAGCCTGGGAACCAACATCGGCAGCGGCTGGAATACGTTAACGCTGACGGGCGCGCAGGCGGATATGCGTATCGTTGAAAGTCTGACGCTGACCGACGGCACCCTCGCCGTTAACAACGGTGCGACGCTGCGCACAGGTGACCATCGGGACGTGAGTAATACCAGCGCAACCATTGGCAACTACAACATCACCACCAGCGGCAACGCCAGCAATATCATCTTTGATACCCAGGGCACTGGTGCCGACAGCCAGATTTATCAGGGGACTATCAGCGGTAGCGGCAACTTTGTCCGCGCAACGGGCGGCACGACGGTTTTCACCACCGACAACAGCTACAGCGGTTCGACCACCATCAATCAGGGCGGTGTATTACATCTGGGTCAGGGAGGCACGACGGGCGGTATCAACCCGGTTTCGCAGATCGTTGATGACGGTATTCTGACCGTTAACCGCAGTAACAACGTTCTGCTTAACGGGGTGATTTCCGGTATCGGCGCGCTGGAACAAATCGGTAAAGGCATTACGCGTTTAACCGGCGCCAACCGCTATAAAGGGGAGACCACCGTCGACAACGGCACGCTGTTGATCAACGGTAATCAGTCAGCCGCAACGGGCATGACAACCGTGAATGGCATTGCAACACTGGGTGGCACCGGAACCCTCGGCGGCGACGTCGTGATGAATGATGCCACCACGCTCAGCGCAGGCGACGGCGGCGCGGGTACGCTGAAGATCAACGGAAGCCTGCAACTGGGCAACAAAACCACCTCTGCATTTGAGCTGGGGCAGGCCTTCGTGCCTGGCGGCGCACAAAACGATCTGGTCGATGTTGCCGGCAATCTGCTGCTTGACGGGACGCTGAACGTCAGCCAAAGCGCTGGCGGCACGTTTGGACCGGGCGTCTACCGTCTCTATAACTATGGCGGCACGCTCGACAACCAGACGCTGGAGCTTGGCGACGTCCCGGCGGGTCAGGATAAGAGCAACATTTTTGTCCAGACGGTGCTGGATAAACAGGTCAACCTGGTCAATGCCAACGGCGTCACGCTGCAGTTCTGGGACGGCGCGCAGACGGGTGAAAACCACGGTAAAACCGGGATTGAAGGCAACGGAAAAATCGACGGTGGCGATGGCAAATGGATGGCGATCGGAAGCCAGGGCGATAACAACTGGACGCAACAGGACGGAATCGGCAACGCACCGTGGGCGCAAAAAGCCTTCGCCGTCTTTACCGGCAACGCCGGCACGGTCGAGGTCGACAGGAGTGCGGGTAACGTTCAGTTCTCCGGCGCACAGTTTGACGCGGACGGCTATATCATCAAAGGCGACGCGCTGAACGCGTGGGCGACCACTGCGGGCAGCGATGAGCTGATGCTGCGCGTCGGTTCTGGCGGTGCGGGTGCAAACTTTACCGCGACGATCGAATCAACGATCCGCGAAGGTGACAGTGCGGATAGTCTGGTGCTGGTCAAGACCGACCAGGGCCGTCTGATTCTGAGCGGTGACAACACGTATCGTGGCGGCACGCGCATTGACGGCGGTACGCTGCAAATCTCGGCGGATAACAACCTGGGCCAGACCGGGACCGGCGTCACCATCAACAACGGTTCAACGTTACAGCTGGGCGCAGATTTCACCACCCAGCGCACCCTCACCCTGGGCACCTCTGGCGCGGCTGCCGTGTTCGATCTGAATTCGCATCACTTCTCCCCTGTCGGCGAGATAGTCGGTGCAGGCAACCTGAAAGTCACCAGTAGTACCCGTGATGCGGCCAGCACGCTGTCGCTCGATCGGGCCAACAGCTACCAGGGCACGACGCTGATTGAAGGTACCGGTGAGACTCATAACGTCACGGTGAATGCCAGCCAGACCGGCGTATTTGGCAGCAATGCCAGCAGCACGGTGAGCGTGACGAAAGGCGCAACGCTGAACGTCAGCGGCGCAGCAACCAGCCTGCAATCGCTGACGCTGGATATTACCAACAGCCTGTTAACGCTGAAAGACACGGTCACTGCGGCAGGTGCGACGCTGAATCTGAATGGCAAAGCAAAGGCGCTGATCGCAGACAATGCAACGGCAGGACAGTCGACCATTAACGTGTCTGAAGAGAGTACGCTGGCGCTGGAAGAGAATGCCAGCGGCGGTAATGCAACCGTGACCAACCACGGACTGATGTCCTTTGCCGGTCGCGCGCTGGCACAAATGACCACGGTGAAAAACCAGTCCGGCGGCAACGTCGATGTCAGCCACGTCGACAGCGCGACCGCTATCGGTTCGCTTTCCGGCGCGGGTAACGTTGAACTGGGCGATAAAACCCTCTCCCTCGGCAATCTGGCGCTGGATGACACCATCAGCGGCATCATCAGCGGTGACCACGGCAACCTGGTGAAAATCGGTGACGGGACGCTGACCGTAACGGGCGACAACACTTACACCGGCACCACATCGGTCGATGAAGGGGTACTGCTGGTCAACGGTAACCAGGCGGCGGCGACCGGTGACGTAACGGTCAAAACGGGTGCGACGCTCGGCGGTAACGGCATTATTGGCGGCGCGGTGAACGTGGCGGATAACGGCCATATTACAGCCGGTTCCACGATCAACAGCGTCGGCAAACTGACCACCGGTTCGCTGACCCTGAATGACCTGTCGCAACTGGACTATCAGTTTGGTCAGGCGTACACCCCAGGCGGCGCCTTCAACGACCTGATTAACGTCAACGGCGATCTGGTGCTCGACGGCAAGCTCAACATTGCAACCTCACCCGGCGGCAGTTTCGATGTCGGTGTTTATCGCGTCATTAACTACTCCGGCGCGCTGACCAACAACGTAATGGACATTGCCAACGCCCCGGCGGCGGCGGACAGTTTGTACGTGCAGACGTCGGTGAAAAATCAGGTCAACCTGGTGAATCACGGCGGTCTGACCCTGCGTTTCTGGGACGGCACCGGCGGTGAAAACGGCGAACTGAAAAACAACGGCGTGATCAACGGCGGCGATGGTATCTGGCAATCCAGCCATGGCAACGACAACTGGACCACCGATGAATCCACGCCGGAAGGCGCCCTGAACGCCCCGTTCACCGATGCCGCTTTTGCCGTCTTCCAGGGGGAGGCAGGCAACGTCACCGTGGATAACAGCCTGAGCGATGTGATCATCAGCGGCGCGCAGTTTGCCACCGATGGCTATCGCGTGGCGGGTGATGCCATCACCACCGACACCGCCAATACGCTGATTCGCGTCGGCGACGGCACCGTCGATGGCGCAGGCTATACCGCCACCATCGACAGCCAGATCCGCGGCACTGGCGGCATCAATAAGAGCGATCTTGGTACGCTGATCCTGACCGGCGATAACCTTTACGGCGGCGGCACGACCATTACGGCAGGGACACTGCAGGTTTCCGGCGATAAAAACCTCGGCGCTGCCAATACCGGGATCGCCTTTAATGGCGGCACGCTGAAATATGGCGATGCGTTTAATACCGCGCGTCAGGTGACGCTGGAATCCGGCGGCGGGACCTTCGACACCAACGGCTTCAACGTCGCGCTGTTGACCGACGTTGAAGGCAGCGGTCAGTTAACAAAAACGGGTCAGGGCACGCTGATGCTCACGCTGGACACCTCCTACACCGGCGGTACCCACGTCGTGCAGGGAACGTTGCAGTTGGGTAACGGCGGTGAGATCGGCAGCGTACAGGGCGATATCATCGCTGACGGCATACTGAATGTGAAACGCTGCAACAGCTACACCCTGAGTGGCAACATCAGCGGCGAAGGACAGTTCCACCAGACCGGCAGCGGCACCACCACGCTGGAAGGAACGAATAGCTACAAAGGGGCAACGCTTGTCGCCAGTGGCGTTCTGCAAGCCGGTGGCGCCAATACGCTGAGCGCCGCGTCTCATCACTATGTGGCAAGCGACACCGCGCTGAAAACGCAAGGGTACGACCAGACGGTCGCCGGATTAACCAACAGCGGCAACGTGTCGCTGACGGGCGTGGCGGTTGGCTCCGCGTTAACGGTAAAAGGCGATTACAGCGGCAAAAACGGGACGCTTGAATTAGCCGCCGCGCAGAGCAACAGCGGTCAGGGCATTGCGGATCGACTGGTGATCGATGGCGGTAAGGTGAGCGGCAGCACGCTGCTGAAGGTGGACGGTTCCGGATTGGGCGCACCGACGGTAGGTGACGGGATCGAAGTGGTGACGGCGAAGAACGGTGCCACCACCACGGCGCAATCGACCCGCGACGGTTTCCATCTGGCCAGTCACCGTATGTCCGCCGGGGCGTTTGAATACCAGCTGTACGCCGGCAACACGAAGGGACAGGGCGAAAACTGGTATCTGCGCAGCGCATATCGTCCGGAAACCATGCTCTACTCGGGTCTCGCCAGCGTGGTGCGTCAGGGTGACCTGAGCCTGTTAGGTAACATGCACCAGCGAATGGGGGATGATGTGCGACCGGGTCTGGATGACGACAACCGAGCGTGGGCGAGAATGATCGGCTACTCCGGTAAAACCAAACTGGACGATGTCACCGGCACGCAAACCACCAGCCACACGATGGGGATTCAGGCGGGGGTTGACCTCTACGCGGATGCCAGTTGGAAAGCCGGTGTGTACACCAGCATTCTGGATATCGACAGCAGCGTCAAAGGCAGTAAGGCGGGCAGCGCGGGTAAAGGCGGTAATATTGACGACAACGCGTTTTACCTGGGCGGTTATGCCACCTGGTTCTCCACTAATGGCATGTACATTGATAACGTCCTGCAATACGGAAACCATGATGCTCGCCTGTCAGCATCCGGAAACAATGGTTCCCATACCGTGAAGGGCCACACGCTGACCGCCTCGACGGAAATCGGAAAAGCGTTCCGTTTAGGGGCAAGCGCGTGGAGTCTGGAACCACAGGCGCAGTTGATCTATCAGTACAGCGATTTTGATGACAGCACGCTGGGCGGTGCGACGAAGACGAAAGTCAGACTCGATACCGCCGATGCCTTTACCGCCCGCGTAGGGTTGCGACTGAAGGCCGACTATGACACCCGCCACGGCAAGATTCAGCCTTATGGTCGCGTCAACCTGTGGCAGGGACTGGGATCGAAAGACAAAACGCACTTCAGCAATGCGGTTGCGACCACGACGCTGGAATCCTCGCAGCAGTATTCCAGTACCGAAGTGGCAGCGGGTCTGAGCTGGAACATCGACCGCGACCTGCAGGTGTACGGCGAACTGGGAACGCAGTTCAACAACGGTGGGCATAAGTCGCAGGTGGAAGCGCCAGTCAATGCCTCCATTGGCTTTAAAAAGTCGTTCTGA
- a CDS encoding LuxR family transcriptional regulator: MLMCGNEDFVGSSVSTYLKSKNAEVTSVPWQVMVDYSARYRHRLMIFNIISHEQSYADFVSYLNKSRFKLYDNAVVVIADSRLAALCIELLYVEKAIVLTDKSPLRDFGRLTTLTEECWNPRVFRSQKRLSDREQQILSLLVSGYSPNEISDLISVSYKTIQTHKMRIIVKLGLAHSTALNKQIVRFNHPLSFLS, encoded by the coding sequence ATGTTGATGTGTGGAAATGAAGATTTCGTCGGCAGCAGTGTTTCAACGTATTTAAAGAGTAAAAATGCTGAGGTGACGAGTGTACCCTGGCAGGTGATGGTGGATTACTCCGCACGTTATCGCCATCGGTTGATGATTTTTAATATCATCAGCCACGAACAGTCTTACGCGGATTTTGTGAGTTATTTAAATAAGAGCCGTTTTAAACTCTACGATAATGCGGTGGTGGTGATTGCTGATAGCCGTCTGGCCGCGTTGTGCATTGAGTTGCTGTATGTCGAAAAGGCCATTGTGTTGACCGATAAATCACCACTGCGTGATTTTGGTCGACTGACAACCCTGACGGAGGAGTGCTGGAATCCCCGCGTATTCCGTTCGCAAAAACGACTCAGCGATCGTGAACAACAAATCCTCAGTTTGTTGGTGAGCGGGTATTCGCCAAACGAGATATCGGATCTGATCAGCGTGAGCTATAAAACGATACAGACCCATAAAATGAGGATCATTGTTAAGTTGGGTCTGGCCCATTCTACTGCACTGAATAAACAGATCGTCAGATTCAACCATCCGTTGTCTTTTTTATCCTGA
- a CDS encoding pilus assembly protein PilZ produces the protein MGFGMAKDNKFEIVAIIREELLRKTKVELKFKDTSVVTQLEKVDFDYFVIANNSEIPLSPIQSFILHSNSGIIRFNARFSQSLTDKLECGLAYRIPEVILLVQRRQHQRFSFLKGYQFYCSGRYKNGENYSLQIKNISRGGCALIAQKVNARFLYKNALIKGASLDFEQFGCLHSDLRVVNVVTINEFDDNNQLYSCQQISCKFEFKHPREALDVEKVIIHFLMSNKLKSL, from the coding sequence ATGGGATTTGGGATGGCAAAGGACAATAAATTTGAGATCGTGGCCATTATTCGTGAAGAGCTTCTCAGAAAAACCAAGGTGGAACTGAAATTTAAAGATACCAGCGTGGTCACTCAATTAGAAAAGGTTGACTTCGACTACTTTGTGATTGCCAACAATAGCGAAATCCCACTCTCTCCCATTCAGTCTTTTATCTTGCACAGTAACAGCGGCATTATCAGGTTTAATGCCAGATTCAGTCAGTCACTGACCGATAAACTGGAGTGCGGGCTGGCGTATCGCATCCCGGAGGTGATCTTATTAGTTCAGCGCCGCCAGCACCAACGCTTCTCCTTTTTAAAAGGGTATCAATTTTACTGTTCTGGGCGCTATAAAAATGGTGAGAATTACTCGCTGCAGATTAAAAATATCTCTCGCGGCGGTTGTGCACTGATTGCACAAAAAGTGAATGCCCGCTTTCTTTATAAAAATGCGCTGATCAAAGGGGCATCCCTCGATTTTGAACAATTTGGTTGTCTGCATAGCGATCTCCGGGTTGTCAATGTCGTTACCATTAATGAATTTGATGATAATAATCAGCTTTATTCCTGTCAGCAGATCTCCTGCAAATTTGAATTTAAACATCCCCGTGAGGCGTTGGATGTCGAGAAGGTTATTATTCATTTTTTGATGAGTAACAAATTGAAAAGTTTATAA